The Macaca fascicularis isolate 582-1 chromosome 1, T2T-MFA8v1.1 genome includes a window with the following:
- the LDLRAP1 gene encoding low density lipoprotein receptor adapter protein 1 isoform X5, translating into MDALKSAGRALIRSPSLAKQSWGGGGRHRKLPENWTDTRETLLEGMLFSLKYLGMTLVEQPKGEELSAAAIKRIVATAKASGKKLQKVTLKVSPRGIILTDNLTNQLIENVSIYRISYCTADKMHDKVFAYIAQSQHNQSLECHAFLCTKRKMAQAVTLTVAQAFKVAFEFWQVSKEEKEKRDKASQEGGDVLGVRRDCTPALKS; encoded by the exons ATGGACGCGCTCAAGTCCGCGGGGCGGGCGCTGATCCGGAGCCCCAGCCTGGCCAAGCAGAGCTGGGGGGGCGGCGGCCGGCACCGCA AGCTGCCTGAGAACTGGACGGACACTCGGGAGACGCTGCTGGAGGGGATGCTGTTCAGCCTCAAATACCTGGGCATGACGCTGGTGGAGCAGCCCAAGGGCGAGGAGCTGTCGGCCGCCGCCATCAAGAGGATCGTGGCTACG GCTAAGGCCAGTGGGAAGAAGCTGCAGAAGGTGACTCTGAAGGTGTCTCCACGGGGAATTATCCTGACAGACAACCTCACCAACCAGCTCATTGAGAACGTGTCCATATACAG GATCTCCTATTGCACGGCAGACAAGATGCATGACAAGGTGTTTGCATACATCGCACAGAGCCAGCACAACCAGAGCCTCGAGTGCCACGCCTTCCTCTGCACCAAGCGGAAGATG GCACAGGCTGTTACCCTCACCGTAGCCCAGGCCTTCAAAGTCGCCTTTGAGTTTTGGCAGGTGTCCAAGGAAG agaaagagaagagggacaAAGCCAGCCAAGAGGGAGGGGATGTCCTGGGGGTCCGCCGAGACTGCACCCCCGCCTTGAAGAGCT
- the LDLRAP1 gene encoding low density lipoprotein receptor adapter protein 1 isoform X7 has protein sequence MDALKSAGRALIRSPSLAKQSWGGGGRHRKLPENWTDTRETLLEGMLFSLKYLGMTLVEQPKGEELSAAAIKRIVATAKASGKKLQKVTLKVSPRGIILTDNLTNQLIENVSIYRISYCTADKMHDKVFAYIAQSQHNQSLECHAFLCTKRKMRS, from the exons ATGGACGCGCTCAAGTCCGCGGGGCGGGCGCTGATCCGGAGCCCCAGCCTGGCCAAGCAGAGCTGGGGGGGCGGCGGCCGGCACCGCA AGCTGCCTGAGAACTGGACGGACACTCGGGAGACGCTGCTGGAGGGGATGCTGTTCAGCCTCAAATACCTGGGCATGACGCTGGTGGAGCAGCCCAAGGGCGAGGAGCTGTCGGCCGCCGCCATCAAGAGGATCGTGGCTACG GCTAAGGCCAGTGGGAAGAAGCTGCAGAAGGTGACTCTGAAGGTGTCTCCACGGGGAATTATCCTGACAGACAACCTCACCAACCAGCTCATTGAGAACGTGTCCATATACAG GATCTCCTATTGCACGGCAGACAAGATGCATGACAAGGTGTTTGCATACATCGCACAGAGCCAGCACAACCAGAGCCTCGAGTGCCACGCCTTCCTCTGCACCAAGCGGAAGATG
- the LDLRAP1 gene encoding low density lipoprotein receptor adapter protein 1 isoform X6, which yields MLFSLKYLGMTLVEQPKGEELSAAAIKRIVATAKASGKKLQKVTLKVSPRGIILTDNLTNQLIENVSIYRISYCTADKMHDKVFAYIAQSQHNQSLECHAFLCTKRKMAQAVTLTVAQAFKVAFEFWQVSKEEKEKRDKASQEGGDVLGVRRDCTPALKS from the exons ATGCTGTTCAGCCTCAAATACCTGGGCATGACGCTGGTGGAGCAGCCCAAGGGCGAGGAGCTGTCGGCCGCCGCCATCAAGAGGATCGTGGCTACG GCTAAGGCCAGTGGGAAGAAGCTGCAGAAGGTGACTCTGAAGGTGTCTCCACGGGGAATTATCCTGACAGACAACCTCACCAACCAGCTCATTGAGAACGTGTCCATATACAG GATCTCCTATTGCACGGCAGACAAGATGCATGACAAGGTGTTTGCATACATCGCACAGAGCCAGCACAACCAGAGCCTCGAGTGCCACGCCTTCCTCTGCACCAAGCGGAAGATG GCACAGGCTGTTACCCTCACCGTAGCCCAGGCCTTCAAAGTCGCCTTTGAGTTTTGGCAGGTGTCCAAGGAAG agaaagagaagagggacaAAGCCAGCCAAGAGGGAGGGGATGTCCTGGGGGTCCGCCGAGACTGCACCCCCGCCTTGAAGAGCT